The Strix uralensis isolate ZFMK-TIS-50842 chromosome 5, bStrUra1, whole genome shotgun sequence genome segment CTGCTACTACAGAGGGCTGAAGATATGGGCAGCCAGCAtccaggagagaggaaggagaagaaagtgtGAACTTCCTGCACATCCTACAGCTGGTTTGGGAAGGAACAAGTCTTTTAGATCTTAGAGGTTCATGCTATAAAGTCAGAGCCACCCAGAAACCAATGATCTTCCAGTCCCTCTGTTAAAAGGCTTCTAATGAACAGCTTCATGTGAAGAGTAAGGATGTTTCTGCCACTGGCAGATGAAATCCAGGATCCTGAACACCCCCAGGGTTGCAGCTGGTACTAGGTTGAGTATGTGCAGTCAGTTGGTGTTTAGGCAGGGGATGTGTGGCCAGGGCctgtatgaggagcagctgagggaactggggttgtttagtctggagaagaggaggctgaggggagacctcattgccctctacagctacctgaaaggaggttgcagagagctgggggtgagtctctttaaccaagtaacaagcgataggacaagagggaatggcctcaaattgcaccagggaaggtttagactggatattaggaagcatttctttacagaatgggttgttaggctttggaatgggctgcccagggaggtggtggagtccccatccctggaggtgtttaagagtagggttgacttagcacttagggatatggtgtatttgggaactgtcagtgttaggccaatggttggactggatgatcttcaaggtcttttccaacctagacaattctgtgattctgtgaaaaaaggAGCTGACCTTATGCAAACACTCTTGGACATAGGGTTGGAAAGGGCCTTCAGAAATGCTGGGAGGGACCATGCTTAACAGTTTCACTATGCAGTCTTCTCACAACACATCGGCCTCAAACTACCTAAAATAATGTGATAGCCTTGATTTCCACAGCTTTTGATTTCCATCATGTAACATATGCTGGGAAATGACATTTTCTGGCACATGGTCAGTATGATTCTTAACCTGAGAATGCTCCTCTACAgatgtttttcttgctttctctaaAGCAAAGCCAAAGAAGCGGTATGGGATGCTCTGAACGAGATGCCTAGGAAGACAGATTTGGGGTTTCCCAGCCAGCTCTACCTtggctgagagcagcaggagctTCCCAGCCCTGGAAAGGCCTTCTTGTCATGGCCTGTTCCCTACGAACACGTCTGAGAGGCAGGATGGGAGCCCCCACCTGCCTCTCTGAGCTGCCTGTATCAAATGGCAAACATAGCCAAACCACACTGCAGCCAGTCTGTGCTCTCGCTCAGGGCTAAACACCTTTTGCCAAGTTGCTTTACTGCAGTCTTAAGTCTTTGCTCCCCAGAATAGCAGCTCAGAGTTCACTTAACCAAGGAAaattttttgctttgaattttcctCTGGGgtagtttgcttttatttccaaatgtttctgttcttcatttacTGCAATTTATTTGGAATTAAATAAATGGATAATTTTCTCTTAATCTCCCAGACTATTTTAGGCACAGGCTGTGAGTCTATGGAGGTGGCTCCAGCCTCATTGTACTGCATACACTACTGGTCTGTGTAAGGTATTATCTAGCACTCTTCCACTTTCCAACAGGGTTGCATATTCTTCTGTTACTTATTTCCCACCACTTGCTGACATCAGAAGGTCAGGACAGGGGCATACAACAAGCAAGGTCTCCAGCTCGCCGCTGGCTGCATGCTGGGACGTGTGATCTCTCTGGACAGTGAGCACCCAAAGGCCAGTAGCTGGGCCTTCATGTCAGGATTCACCCAAAAGCCAGATTCTCACTGCTAGCTTTTAAACAAAGCTTGTTACAGAAAACATGGCCATGCTTCCCTCCAAGACTGGCTCTCAGCAGGGAGCAGGGCACTTCAcctgcctccctgcagcacactcgCCCTGTCACTACCACTTTTCTGATGGGTAATGCTCACCCCCTGACAGCCAGCTCAGAGCTTCCTTTCAGAAGTTATAGCTCTATCAACTGCTACTGGCTTAATAAAGTCATCAAGGCCTCAGTTCTCAGTACTTTCTGGTTGTTTTCTTCTAGTCTTTCTCTCACCTTGACACTTGCATGTACCTCCAGGGATCATTCATACAGCATGTGTCTCTCTGATTAACGTTAATACCTCTCAGTGTGAAAACTAAGTACTAAAAAAGAGGTTGTGACTCAGATGTGCAGTAACATTTTAAGTCCTCTGCTGATCACTTAGTGTCAGACCCGCTCTTAAATTTTCCATTGCCAACTGTGCAGATCAAGTGCAACATTATCTATTTCCCCAACTCCTTTTCCAGCACTAGACAGAACCAGCTCTGCACTCTCCATTAATCTGCAGCGTTCGCCTCTCCCATCACAAGTTAATTCTTTTACCTGAACCCTGATTTAATGCCTCCTTTGTTCCCTCTATTTGTCCAGCTTCTTAATGTGCTGATCTGGCTTGGGGCTTGTTTACTATACCCAACTGGAATATTTTGCATGCTTATACAAAGACAAATAAAGATCAATATCCTCATTGATTTGCCCTAGGTCATCAGgtaaatcagtaagaaaaaaacctgtgcattCTACTTCATTTGCTTAAATCAGCAGTACAGTTCAAATAATAAACCAGTGCTGCAATGACACTGCAGTAGAAACTCTGAAATCCacctgaaatgctgcttttgtttcacATATTACTTGTAAAAACCCGTGTCCAAACGTGAAAGAGAAGACGACACAACAGGATTGCTAACTACACTAGGTAAACCTGGATGGGATAGTCCCATTTTTCTCTGCATCTCTGAAGTAATAAAATTTGGTAACAGCCCCTATTATCTGGGATGAAGGACAAGGATGTTCCAGGTAATGCAGACAccatttttttgtaattaaattatCTCATGTGGTTGTCCCAAGATTAAAATTAACTAGTGCTTCTTGTAACACACTTGCAGGGAACTGCTGGTGCAGGAGGAAGTTCCTGTCACAGCTGACATGGCTCAAGCGAAGAGTGTCTGCAATTCCACTAATAAACTGAGTAAGCCTAAGTGCTTCAGGTACCTtgtggtggggcaggggacactAAACCACTAGTCTCAGACTTCACACATAAGGTGTTCAGACTATTTGTAAAGGACCTGTTTTGAATCACTGCTGCCCAAGTGACTGACTAACACTAAAAACATTCTTGAGGCCACTAATTTTATCTAAGTATGACCAGTGattatttcttcctcttccctgcacAGGAAGATACAAGAAGAGATACAAAactaacagaggaaaataaacagtaaataGCAACTCCCGTATCTTCCACTATGAGCTCCAGAATCAGACACTCAACTagttattattttgcttttcagaaatataCAAGATTTGGGTTTGTAAAGGTCCTGCTACCTTCATGAAAGCAGCAGACCATCAGACCCTGTACAAAGAATCCCTTTTTGTCACAGCCAAGCATGCTTATGTTACTGGTATCAGAGAAAGTCTTGATAACttctaatacaattttttttactgaataaaACATACCTGAATATAATGTTGTAATATGGCCCATCACTGTGGAGTGATGCACAAAAGAGCCATCTGTCTCTTCTGTGTTCCAACCTTCAGCTTATTCTGCCTACATGCATTACACCATGGCCTGTATCACTTTTCCAAGGGAAACAGTAGCactaggacaacataaaagctaCACTTTCAAATGATGATGGCCAAACCTAGGCCATTCACTTCTATAGAGATGATCCCAGGATCTGTTTGAAGTCTTTCTGTTGAGCACTAGAGCAAATATTCATAGTGCATATCACTTAGTAACCTCCTCTTCTCTCACCCCTcaattttttatttgcatatgcTGTGCTCTATTTCAACATTTAGAGTTTCTGTTCCTAGCCCTAGCTGTAGAGAAAATAAGGACCCAAATAAGTTCAACTGCATTTCCAAAGCACTGGTAGACAGCCTACTGATGAGTTGGATGAAACCATCAGAAAAGACCAAACCAGATCTGTTCCAAAAAGTACTATTTGAACCAAGAAACAGCACAGTTAAACATGCAAGCATAAAGGCTTTTCCTTTTCTACAGGTGTGTCACAAAACCAGAGCCCAGTGCTTAGTCAGGAAGCTTGATCACTGACAGTTGCAAAGATGAAAGCTGTAATGGTTATCCAAAATCCAGAAAGAGTAGGACTTTAGTCCAGATACACTCACTGCCCAGTCATAGAAAAGCAAAGcactaaaagaataaatatcaTAAACATCtatatggaaaacaaaaactGGTACCTAAATGCAACAGCAAgaagcagtaaaacaaaaaacccaatcttGCCAAAGACTCTTATTTTGCAAGAGGAAATCAAAAGATTAAATAAGTTTGGAATCAGGACTTTCTTAGCAGTCAATCTCCATTTTAGAGAAATGAGGCAGTGAAAGGCTTATCTAGCATTTAGAGTCTTTACATGAGGGCATGCACCTCAGCTTGAGAAGAAAGGGCCTCAGGTTAAAAACACTGCATAAAGCAATGTTGCTGCAGCTTGGCAAGTATTCTTCATGGCACAACGTAAAATTCCTACCATTCCTGAATCACTGCAGTACTTAGAGAAGATGATTTCAAAACATATTCAAGCAGTAATTCATTTGAGCAGTTTCTTATTTCCATGAAACAAGTCTCAGAATTGAGCACTAGGTGAAGAATCAGGTATTCTGGTAGAGGCTTGTAGTGTGGAAAGTCACCTCAAGAATTTTTCTGTCCCTCACCACAGGTGAAGACAATACTAGTCATCActgcagaagcaaaggagaagCAAGTGTTAGTAAAACTTAACAGATTAGGTAATGAATATAGTTATGTTACTGTTATTTCATTTAATAGTTACTAACAATAGAGAACATAGTTGCAACAGTCAGCTGTTGTTCCTCAAGTCCTGAAACCGAAACCATACTCCTTTAGTAACTGTATCTCCTGCACAGAAACAACAAACCTGTAACTGGAAATGGATTGTATTTGTTATATCTAAGTAGCCCAGTTCTGTTACTCTAGCTCTCTCTTGTGAAAGAAGATTGAGGGAGCAAAACTATTGACTCATTTTTTAGGAAGAACGAAGCTCATCCTAGAGTCCCACTTAAAAGGCTTGCCTACAATCCATCACTACTCCAGCAAAAAGCTTGACAGTACTCCATGCGCTCAAATTCTAGCCTCACAGAACAGTTACTACACACAGCCCTCAAGCAGTAAGTCCTTATACACACAAACCCATTTTTCAAAGGTTGTTGTCAGTCCCCCAGAGAGAAGTTACAAATAactccatacacacacacacatttttattttaataaataaagtcTTACAggctcaggcttttttttttttttttttttttaaatcacatatacagaacagaaaaatgcCTGACCAAGTAACATGAATTAAACTACTAACCCTGGGGAGGAATGCATGCCCTCTGTAACACTGAAGACCTTAACTGAAAAGGGATTTCCCATCGGCAGCATGGTAATTTACTTCACAGATTAGACAACTTGAAAGAGATGTGGCCAAAGCAAAGAGAGTGACCCTAAATAGGCCACTTGTCTCTACAGAGCCACAACAGTGCAAGGAAAGCCAAGAGCCCAAACATCTCCATTTTCTAGTGTCACTGCTGGATGAATATGCATGTCTTCACATCCTTTAAGCAATACATTCTAACCACAAGTAGAGAGGCTAAGCACAGCAGGTATGCAAAATTATTCCATTGAAGAACAGATATGGGATGACAAGGTAATGTTATATTTCAAGATTTTAAAGTAGCAGATGCTTTTGCATCCCCTTCAGTATGGCAGTGGAACAGATCCCACCTTCTCTCATAGAGGTTTAATCCAAAAACTTCCTGTTGGCATTAGCACCAAAGAGAGCCACTCTGATTTCTGGCATCATCTGTTGAGAAAGAATACATCCGTTACACGCAACAGGCAATACAATTGCTGTACATTCCTCATTGGAGGTGCTGTGTGATAGCTAGACTAAGCTTCAAAATTAAGAAGTCAACTCATCCAAGTTTTCTAAAGCCTTTACCTGATCACACATTGCTGGCTACTCTATAGACTTAAAGGATTGCCTATACTGCAGCATAAGAAAGAGAGCTAATTTTTTCTGCTAGGGTATAGGTCTCAGCCAAAGCTTCTAATACTTAAGCCAGCTTCAGTTATTCAAGTTAGCCTCAGCATTTCAAAATCTTGACTGCAGTGTAGTCCTAACAAGTCTTTCTGTATCATCTAGAGCTTTATGCTCATGTTTAATTCAAAAGGCATCATTCTACGAAAAGCCATGTTTGTTGTAGAGAAGCACAAATAGTAGGTAATTTGCTTCTTTCCACTCAAAAATAACTTCTTACTTGTCATCCATGTTTGAAATCTGATCCCACACACTATTGTGACAGTTAACACATTGGAAACACTACGATTTAATTATAAGACAAAACTAGTTAATTATATCTTGGTCACCTTGGCTGTTACAGAAACTTACCTGCTGGGCTACAAGGTCCAGCCGACTTTCCAGGGTATTGGAAACCTTAATTTTACCATCACTGTTATATATTTCAACACCTCCAGCACtagaaagggggtgggggaaaaaaaaagtgaaatccaTGGGACATCTCAAAATCAGAATGAGGCAGAGATATTATCCCAAATCAGCACTTATAGGCAAGTCAGATATGCagacaagatttttatttttttaaaaataaatgttttttgaTCGTGTCTTAATAGGAATCAGCACAAAGTGAtccagtgaagcagcagcacaaagcatCTTTGGAGTTATTATCAGAGACCACAGCTACATACAAGCGTCCTCATCAGCATGATCTAAATGCAAGCAGAGCTATGGAATTTGTCACTTCAAAACAGCTTCAGACTCcgtattttattattaatagaCAGCTTTCAGATTTTGGGAAGTGAGGAAGAGTGCTAGAAGTGTTGTTTGCTGGCCCATAAAGATCACTATCAGAATATACTTTGTGACATGTTCTTTATCATACTACATGGAAATAGAGCCTTGCAGACATAGCAAACACAAACTCCATCAAGTGATTATCCTGCAGCACCTTATGACTCAATTTGCTTCATGTTGAGAAAGAAAGCATGGCTACATCCatattctctctctttaaaaGACCAATAGTTAAGTTTCTACATACAGTTATTCTCTACTTCAGTACTGTGAATCAGGCTGGAGGTTGCACCAAACTTTTATGGACATTTTTGACTGAGACAGTGCTTGTCTGGAGGAAACCGCAGAGTCTATGCTTCATTAACACAAAGAAGTGCCAAATTCCACTAAAACAGCAGCAGACACACTGTGGGAATATTCCATACTAATTTTCCAAGACTGCTCTGGTAGGAGCTGTGGCTTGAAAAATTGCATTAAGTCAGTGCTCAGTATAAAAGACTCCCATTTTCCTTACATTTCCTCTGGCAGGAAGTTGTCTTGGTCAATGTGAACATCCACATCCCTTTTTGTGGCATTTTTGTAGATGGGAACGCTCTTCTGTACGGCAGTCTAGGATACAAGATAAACCTCCAATTAGCACTGACAAATGCTAGTGCACCACTTGGGTTTGGTCACTCAATCATTTGTAACAATAAAATGAAGGGATtaaggcttttttccctcttttttaattaagcaaatgTATTTCAGTATGGCTTCTGAGCCAAAATCAATTAGTATTCTTAATATTGTAGCAATGTCTAAAGTTTTCTAGGTAATATCCAAGCAAGTAAATGACCTCCAACTTCAAAAGCATACTTGTTCTCTTCCACTGTATCTGCAGCAGAAGTGCAGCCAGCCAAGCTCGTTTTCATGTCACACAGATGGGATCTGAGCAGCAAGTATTTGCAGTCAGGTCCCAGTCTTCACGAGCAGAATACTGTCAAACTATCCTAGGTGTCTTACCTTAACCATAGGGAAATCCTGCTTCCTGCACCGAACAACTATTCTGGGCTCAAGCAGCTGGTAGAATCCCTGCACAAGATAACCATTACAGTATCAGAAAGTCAGCATTTTAACTGTCTTAGAAATATTTAACCCcaagaaaggaaaggagctgATCACTTTGAAAACCAAAACCTGACAGTATTAGCCTTTTTTATGTAGTTATTTGCTTGCAAGTTCAACTCATGCAGACATTCTGAGAGGACAGCACCAATTATCTGGGAAATAGCCTACCACTATGGATTATGCGTTTCTTTGTTAGCTTCAGGTTTGGAACTCAAGTGCAACTAAACGTATGTATCACAGGATTGAGTTGCCCAGAcaatgtacatgtatatataaggATCACTGCTGTCTAAGTAGACTAAGCATGTAGCCACGCTGACATTCTCCTATGCTGTTCTTGGAGAAGACATGCAGTAGGTTCAGATGCCTGTTTGAATAACTCCTGCCTTGCAGTTCCTGTAGGAATAGAATAGGTTTCGTTCCAGctagaagggacctacaacaacaGTCTACTCCAGCTGTGAGTACTGATGACTACAGATCCCTCGCTGGATCAAATAATGAGCCAAGACAGACGTGGCCAGCTTGCAAGAATGAGACAGGTTTGTTAGATGTACAGCAATACCAGACCTAGGTGTGACAAAGAAACAACACTGAATTGGAATCACAAGCTGGTAGGAAACACTGTTAAGAAAATTCTGCCATCAAACTGTAGGCAGGAGCGCTCATGGCTGGCTTCTGAGAGTTTATAGTGGCAGGACCAATTTATACCAGAAGGTGGCGCCGGTGGTCGCACACCGACCCTGAACAATGCTGGCTTTTTAGCAGTTAACTGCTGGGACTTGAGGATGGTAATCTAGGTAAGCAAAGCTTTGATTTCTGCTTTGTATGTCTGTCACAGACCCATGCCATACTACAGTAAATTTATCAAAGCCAGGACCTACAAGTCTCAAATGCTGAAAAGGTTTTAAAAGTGGATAACTATGGACTTCTAGGTTTGGAGAAACAACTTTTGCCATAGGTGTATTTGATCCAACTAATTATTACAGAAGCTTAAGGCGTGCATCCTAAATGTGCATGTTACAGTGGTATGTGTGTGCATCTGCAATTATTCTTATAATGGAATTGCTGCTTGGTACACCAAGCTTTACCACCTCTAAACAAGCTACAACCTTATCTGCTCAGAATCCACGACTGATGCGATCACCCAGCAACATTTGATCTAGACTCCAATACAACCGTAACTTCCAGTGGGTTATCTTAGAAGAAAGACACCTAGGAGATAAGGCTGCGATCATCTATTGtttgcaatttaaatatttacctGTAGAACTAGTCCATCCAGCAGTGTCTGATACCTGGCAGTATCCTTCACCACCTTGGCAAGTCTCTGCTTGGCCTCATTCAGCAAATCCTACATTCAGGAGAAATCAGATCAGCAAAGCCCATCTGTTTGGCATTTGGTTTCATGCCTACCAACTTTCTGTACTCCTATTATAGCTATCACACCCTGCCAACACGTAAACGTACATTCCAGCTGGTGTTCATCCAAGCTAACCTTCTTCTCTGTACATGGCACAATATCCTTCCCAAACAGCTCTCTTCTCCCTGCCCTGATCTGAACCCATTATAACCGGACAATAATTCCTTTTTCATGAAAAAGGGAGACCTCAGTAGTAAAAGGCTAGTACTTACAATATTAATTCAGACAAACTAAATATGTTGTAAATCACTGCCTAACGTTAACTAACAAAGTTGtccaaataacattttttcagctTTGTGGTCAAGCGAAGAAATCTAATCTATCTTTTTATCAAACAATATTCAGGTTaggtattttttaattgtaagcaaatacaagccaaaatttaaaagTGAGAGTTTATGTTTAATCTGAAGTAGCTGGCTTTGATTATCTTTATTCAGCAAATCAGTCTTAGGTGGGATTGAACTTTTAAGAAGTTTGAGTCAACACAGTCCTTAGAACTGAACCATCATAATTACTTCAGGTAAAGAAATTGTATGACTTGGTATAAACCTTTCCTTACTGTCCTGCCTCATAGTGTTTAATAGGAGAGTGCATGTTAACACAATCAGTACTGGGATGCAAGAATATCACAATTTAATGTCATGGTCAAAACTAGTTATACTGTCCACCCTAGAGTAACAGCATTTCTGGAACTGCTCATCTCTCTTGTTCATGAAAGAGGCCAAATATCTGATAAGGGAAGAAAGAGCTAGCAGCATGTgacttaaatgttttaaaatgaggaaGAGTGTTATGCATTACTCAGAAGCATGAGGCTGAGTCAGCTGATAAATGAGGAAGAGATTACCCAGCAGAGACTATCACAATAGAGTTGGCTCTTTAGCcacccaccttcctcctctctggGAATACAATCTAAAGTTTGAAACTAGGTTTAAGGAATCAATAAACTGGTGATTTTCTTCTGCTAACTCTCCTTTTTTCATGGTATCATCAACTTGAACATtatccaattttttattttttacttgtaGATGTCTCAGCTTTTCCAATAGCTCAACAGCACCATCTAGCAGAATATGGAACACCCAAACTGTTTCTGAGACGGAGATAATAGGAAACCTGCAAGCTGTACAACGAGCAGAATGAGAATACACTACACGTGGTGCAAGATAAACATAGTATGCCTGAACTAAGACTAAATGTAGCCTGCTCTGATAAATGATCACTCACCCTATATGTCAACAGACTGGTCACCTACTAGAACAAGAAGCAAACCTTTTCTTATACTAGGGGCCACTAAAGGAAAAACCTGGTTAATGGTGTTTTAAGCCTACTTGCTTAAGCCGTGCCAGCTTTAACGCATAAATGTTGCTTCAGGCAAACAGAACTTAAAAGTTTTACCAACCATGCAAGAAAAAGTTTCTGCTCTTTAAACAAATAAGCTACTGTCCAAATGATAGATACAACATTGTCTGCAATGTTTCTGGCAGAGAACTGTATTTCCCTAAAAGAGCAGGTAATAGAAACCATGAAAATAAGCTAAAGCATATTAGCAAAGCTGGACTTAATGACTTTTCAGAGCAGCTGGGAAAGCCAACTGCTTTGTATGCTGAAGCAAACGTCACTCAATCACAAATCATAGTTTTCTTTAGAGAACGGTTAAGAACATTTCCTAAGAGATAGCAGAAATAGAGCCTCTGTGTCTTTACTACAGAGATACTCACTGCAATAAGGTCATCCCTTGCCTTGAGGACCTTCAGTCTTGCTTGATTCATCAGGTTGGACATCTGTCTGCAAGTTGGATGATAAAGCTGAATCAATCCATCAGATTGACAGAAGAACTGCAACATTTAACTGTATACATTTAAAGATGCTACAACATTTAAGAACAAAGCCTGTTGACCTATATGAATCCATTTCTCAACTTGCACAAATGATTACAACACAGAACCCCATCCTTCAGTAAAGACCCACCAAAACTGAACCTGGCGTGACCATTTGTCCCAGAGTAACAGACCAGGGTAGAGTTCTGGACATAAGCTACATAAAGAAATATGAAAGATTCTTTCACCACACTAACAGTTATACTATTGCAGCTCACTTTTGAGAATTTCTCCCcaggaaaaacaagaaataattagAACTAAATATATTGGCTACAATTTACCTATTTGCCAGGGAAAAACAGTTTTGTATAAAATCAGCAATAAAATGAGAGCTCGGGCTCCGAAGTCAGCCACCTAACCTAAGcaacttacattttcttttgctgttcaatttgtttttccttcttttcataaTACTCCATGATTTTCAGCCTCTGTGTCTGAACAAGGCGACCCTTCTCAATGTTGAATTCTTCTTCTGCCTatagtaaaaattaaataactgaagTGGAAATTGATTCCACAGGctgaaaaaaacaatcaaaacgAAACAGGCATGCTTTCAGAGCACATTCATAGATAGGCTCCTAGCCTATCATCCTATGATACAATTTATGCTTTCATATAAGCAACACATTGCAAGCAGCACTCAAGTCAAAGGGAGTTCAGGATGTGTTCTACTGAACTAGAACCTTGATAACTAAGATACAGCTTATTTTATCAATTGACTGACACATTTCCTTGCAGTATTTATTCCTCAGGCACAAAATTACCaaatttatatattatataccaTTAAGAAAAACCCATTTTATCTGACCTtcatgtctgttttgtttttgtagaaTCAGTCTCTTCTCTGGCTGCAAGAGATTCTACCTAAAACAAGCTACCCAGCCCTCAGTATCCATAAACTTCATTACTTTAAGCAATCCATACACAACGAGAGTAACAGCACAGCTATTTCTTTTTTACAAACCCTAGCCAGACAGCACGTGAAAACACGTGGCAAATTTTCCTATTTATACCTGAGAATCCAATCTCAACTTCTGACTTCTGTTTGCAGATCATCAGGAATACCTGCTTTAGTATTGATTAAATATTTGTGTAGATCTAAATGTTTAAGGGAGATTAAATATGAGTAATTCATATGCCATGTCCAATACCAACAAGATATTTTGGTATTGGTATAATGCAATTGTTAGGGTTGTAGGGCACCATTAATCCTTCTTTAGTAAACATCTATTTTCTATCACCAGGTTAATATTAAACTCAGTCTCTTGTGGCTTAACCTAAGTGAAGAATTCTGCAAGTTATTCAAGTCATGCCTTAAATATAAATTTATGTTTTAGTTCCCCAGGATACCTACTAAATCACATCTAGAATTAAGTCTGCAGGTGGCTACACAGGTTTAAGTTCAGTTATCAACCTGCTTACAAACTTGCACCAACATAATTCAACCGGTTTAACCTTCATCTTGTAACATTTTGGCACATGTATGAATATCTGTGCAAGATTACTAGCATTTACTGCTAGTGTTTCTGCCTGACATGCTACGGAAGCCAAGCGACAGTTAAAATTAAACCTTCTGGTAATAGCTTGTTATGACAAACCTTAGCAGAATTCATAATTATGCAAAGAACTCCTTTAATCCTCAATGATGTCAAGTTGTGATAGGAGGTGGGGGAAGTTGTTCCACTTAATCCAGTCTATTCACATTACCACTCAGCTCTCctgactgcttaaaaaaaaaaaaagagtgcacttgcatatgaataaatatatatttaagaaccACTAAGAAAAGTTTGACCAAAAAGTACGTCcaacttgttttcatttgtcaAAAGCTAATAAATATTAACTTTACTTGGTAGCATCATTTTTCCTATGTAGTAACTGCACGTGAAGTAAGCTGTAGCTTACAAAAGTGTTCTATGACTGCTCTGGCTGCAACTATCAAAACGGGATGTCAGTTTTCCTTTTGCACTTACTGACATTGAACTTCCATTTTTACCTTTGCATCTATTTCTTCAGCCTTTTCATTGGCTTCCTGCTCAATGAAAGCC includes the following:
- the ATP6V1E1 gene encoding V-type proton ATPase subunit E 1 isoform X1; this encodes MALSDADVQKQIKHMMAFIEQEANEKAEEIDAKAEEEFNIEKGRLVQTQRLKIMEYYEKKEKQIEQQKKIQMSNLMNQARLKVLKARDDLIADLLNEAKQRLAKVVKDTARYQTLLDGLVLQGFYQLLEPRIVVRCRKQDFPMVKTAVQKSVPIYKNATKRDVDVHIDQDNFLPEEIAGGVEIYNSDGKIKVSNTLESRLDLVAQQMMPEIRVALFGANANRKFLD
- the ATP6V1E1 gene encoding V-type proton ATPase subunit E 1 isoform X2; protein product: MNSAKAEEEFNIEKGRLVQTQRLKIMEYYEKKEKQIEQQKKIQMSNLMNQARLKVLKARDDLIADLLNEAKQRLAKVVKDTARYQTLLDGLVLQGFYQLLEPRIVVRCRKQDFPMVKTAVQKSVPIYKNATKRDVDVHIDQDNFLPEEIAGGVEIYNSDGKIKVSNTLESRLDLVAQQMMPEIRVALFGANANRKFLD